The DNA sequence AAACTATATGCTCTCTTTTATTATTGAATGAATGACTGAATCGTTTATTAACCCACATCGCAGGTTAGACCTGAATTACAGGGCAGTCAGCATACAGTCAAAATAGATAGATATATAAATATAGTTTACAAATGAAAATCCGtaggtttatttgcaagaaaatatCGAAGTAACAACCAACAATATTGAAttttaataccttattaacgAAGTTTTATTGCAAGCATCTGAGTCacttgcttgaataagccgatggaaatggattctttgcaTTAGTCAGTATCGCGCGGGAGCGTACAAGAACGGCGTGGTTGGCCCTCTTTAACTCACCGATTGGTCGTAGCGTCTGTCTGACCGGCAGCAAGTATTCTTTAAGCTGCCCTTTCTTCAGACGGATATCATTCGCTTTGACGACCAAAATGATACCATGCATTCGATCGCTGAAGTGATCCACCTCCTCCAGAGTACTCCCGAGATTGTTCCCCTCGAAGCCTTCGTCTTGCTCGCGTTTAATGGTAGACCCGGGCCTGACCCTTCCAGAGAGGATATCCACGAACTCACAGCTCTCGTTCGCGTTGTAGTTAAAAAACCCTCGTGTGTCAACCAGTCTGAAGAACATCTCCTGTAGGAAGTCCTCTAGGATAATTGTCCCTTCTCGTCCGGTGGAGTTGATTGGCGCGGAACCCTTGTCCGATCTCCGGACGGTCCTTTCGCATGTGTTAACGAAGCAGCTTTTGCCGGAACCAGTCGGTCCGAAAACTCCAATGCGCAGCTTCGTCACGTCGCTAATGTCAAGATTGCGAAAGCTCGCCAGATTGATTTTGTCGCCGAATTTGTAGTCGAACAGCGCCAGGCGCTTGGTGACGGCCTCTTCCTCAAGCTTCCGCAGCTGCTCctggttgaaaaaaaaagtagataTTACTCAGATATCAATCTCTCCCACCCCTCCATCCCCCAAATACATAAACtgaccaccccccccccaagcaTACCACACCTTTTCACGTAAAATCCGTTCTTCCTCCTCCCGTCTCCGTTCCTGTTCCTGTCGTTCTGCTTCTGCTAGTTGCTGTTGGAAGCGCTGACGCTCGAGTGCTGCGGCCTCGCGTTTTTCCCGCTCGATTCTCTCCTGCTCTTGCAGTTCCCTCTGACGGCGCTCATTCTCTAGTCGGCGTCTCTCCCTTGCCTCCTCTTCCTGTCTCACCTTTTCAGTGTTGTCGACGTAGGTATAACTCGTTTGGTTCTTGCTTCCTCCGCCCTAACAGAAGTCAAGAGGAAGGGGACAATTAACTTGAGGGATCTTGAATACCTACTACTAAACTCATCGAACGGAACTTAAATCATCTAAAATCATCGAACGGAACTTTGAGCTTTAAGTCAGATTTAATTCAAGCTTCCCATTTCTTAAACAACCATCTTCTAAATATGAACGCTCCATTAAGATCTCGATTTAACAATATCTCCTATCACTAAGTCATTTTATTTCTCAAAATGGAGTAACGAAACCTCGATTCTCTCTCGAGGGGTAAAGTAACGAAAATACCCTTGGTGATATATTGTATGTGAAATATTCTGTTTCCTAAACTCCATCAGCCTAAACTATATTGGTTGCAGCCATGAATATAATGTGCCTATTTTTATAGCAGACAAAGTCGAAAATGGCTTGTAAGAAAGGTGAAAAAATCGTAAAAGAAAGAAGAGGAAAGAGAAGAGTTCTTACCCCCATTTCGAGTCTGTATTATCGTCCTGAGAAATACTCTTGAGCAAGCTCAGACGTTTGTGTGCTATAATCGAGCCTTATCAGAGGTTTTGTTAGCACGAAGGGAAAGTCCCGTGGATTTTGCCCGCTCGTTGGTTCCGAGAAATACCGGATTTCAATAACGCTTCAATCTGTCACGCTGAAATGAGTCACATAAGAAAGCGAAAGTCTCGTGAGCATGCAAACAATCTGCTTGAGAAATATTTCTCAAACTTGATTGTAAATCACA is a window from the Nematostella vectensis chromosome 9, jaNemVect1.1, whole genome shotgun sequence genome containing:
- the LOC5503216 gene encoding uncharacterized protein LOC5503216, coding for MGGGGSKNQTSYTYVDNTEKVRQEEEARERRRLENERRQRELQEQERIEREKREAAALERQRFQQQLAEAERQEQERRREEEERILREKEQLRKLEEEAVTKRLALFDYKFGDKINLASFRNLDISDVTKLRIGVFGPTGSGKSCFVNTCERTVRRSDKGSAPINSTGREGTIILEDFLQEMFFRLVDTRGFFNYNANESCEFVDILSGRVRPGSTIKREQDEGFEGNNLGSTLEEVDHFSDRMHGIILVVKANDIRLKKGQLKEYLLPVRQTLRPIGISPITVVTHRDKLKTEAECEQALNDASAATGSSRSHTFFVANYCPDNPGPNVNTELQIFNILHFALSMAERHVKIVKQQNKNKMEEDLMSAMQNAAIGAPAKAVLQAPISLFLEILQQKYKWSENSVTTVTGKLHQEDISRLKTLAECWSDVTHFFPHGMRATIEKELVRLQLI